The sequence below is a genomic window from Cicer arietinum cultivar CDC Frontier isolate Library 1 chromosome 6, Cicar.CDCFrontier_v2.0, whole genome shotgun sequence.
ttaattGTTGTAATTGTCGTAGAAATTATTTACACagtatcaattaaattattattgttattattattattattataatagagTAATAGATGTTCATAGAACCAACGAGGTAGTTTCTAGTAGGTTTCATGATATTCTTTGTCAAATAGAATTACTCATAACACACACAACACGTACCCTCAAAACACGCTCTACGTAAAGTacattaattaacaataatattaatagccaacaagaggaagaagaagaacataAAGAGGGTTCAAATTACGTAATGGAAGAAGCACCTTCTTCTTGGCCTAATAATAAGAGGAAGGGAATTGTGGAATATGATCACTTGATTAATCATGTGGATGCAAACCATGAAGAGGACAACAGCAAGAGGATTACAAGCTCGtgtgaagaagaagaacaagaagaGAATACTATTATTCATCAAAATGATGATATTATAATGGCTAAGATACAAGAGATTTTTGGGAAAGATCATGTTGAAGTTTTTccaataaagaagaagaagaagcaaaggAGATATCGTTCTCTTGTGAATATATACATGTCTACAACACCTATTCATGTTGGAAATTAACCATACATACAATAAGAGTGAGAACTCCCACAATGTGAGTTTTACTTACGGACAATGTAACTAGCTAGTCTTAATAATTGTAAAATGGGTGTCCCAGATTTTTCAAATATGTTAATGCTACTTCGTTTgagtgttaaaaaaatgtttagtgCTACTTGTGTTTATTGTTATTTTCCGTTGTTACTTGTGTTAAtcttaatataattaatgtggATTGAATATATAAAGTAGAAAaatgtttgagatttgattcaaattgaagaaattgaggAAATTGAAATTGTCTTATATTGAGTGGAATTGTAAAAGAATAAGGAGTTCAaacttataaaatatgattatagTTCTTCGTTACAAATTGCATCGGTcgaaaataatttaagtttgtatttgattttttttttctcttttatttctgtattaaagtgttgtaaaatatagttgaaatatttttttgaagagTGTGGTTGTATTGCGAAGTCGTACGGGTACGAGAGAAGTTTATTTGTCATAacaatttttctataatattattatctcGTTGTCATTAGACAAATTATATAGTTTCCACATTATTTGTGTGTGTTTtgattgtaatttaaattttttgacttaattgcagttttggtccccttattttagctgaatcgcaaaagtagtcctctcattttgtttctcccgaGTTTTGGTCCCcgaaacagaattttggtccaaaacttgatgaaatttcatttttttaaagtcgtacagTACCATTTacgatcatatatttcaggtacaattgttgtaaTGAGATCTTGAaacatggtgtgacttaaataaatgcaaaaaaatgaaatttcatcaagctTTAGACAAACtatgtttggggaccaaaactgagtagaaacaaaatgagggagttactttcgcgattcagctaaaataaggggatCAAAACTGCGATTAAGTCtaaattttttctatttgtttatatttctcTATCTTGATTTGCGcagttaatttgaattaattcatcGTGAATCATCTTagttttatttgacaaatcacCCATTTTATTCCTCAAGAAACTTATTAATTACTGATTATCATAAATGCATTTATAAGATAACTTTCTAGAGTTATATACTAATTTTGTTTGTGTGTCTACGATCAATGTTAAAGAACAAACTATAAATTTCTCGTGCAATATTTGTAAGCAAGATATTAAGACCTAATCCAACTTGTACACAACATTGAGTCAAAATGtgcaattttaatataattacttCGATTTGCACCTGCTTTGTGCGCACGATTGACTTTGTAGATTTTTTGCTCCGACAAATAATTAGTTTAAATCAGGCTAAACATTAATGGTTAGATATTGGGACTTTAAATGGTGTGTAGCTTGAAAATGGGGATGTGAAGGAATTAGCTCGGTATAGATATTTACTGCAAAAGTGACATAcagtataaaaataattagatagATGAATCTTCGTACAAATTAGCTAAACTGAAATATCTCTACAACTAGTTCTTCATTCAATATTTACATTCGTGACCCTTTATTTTCACTTGAAACGTTATGATACACATAATTCATTACAGTTTTACATCCTTGTTGCTAAAATGCTAACATTGAACTTGAAGGCAGATTTATTTCTCAGTATTTGTAACTATTAAATTTTATGcttttattattctttcatTGTGCTACATCTTAGATTAATTGTTAGTGATCATAGTCAACACAACTTTTGAGAcattaaatgtatttattacaacATCATTATAAATAGATGTGTGATCATGTTAGAGACACTCGCTATCGACGTCAACTACGGTTGTCTTTCTAGTAGCCAATGGCTTAAAAGTGTTGTTGTCATTGTGCATTTTTCCATGTTTTGTTCGTTTTTTTACTCTTTTGTCTCAACACTAGTTGTTCCTTTTCTAGTGCGCATCCAAAACCAACAAACACCGCCGCAAAATTCTCTGACGAGTACGACAGTACTTTTTCGATTGCCAACCGATACTGCACTAGTTGTCACGTGTGTCCGTCTTTTCTATGCGTGAGTCCCACGCGCCTCCACCAAATTTGGGTGTGAGAGTGCATGCACCAATCATTAATCGGACCTTCTCTTTTCAAACTAGTCCAACAATTGTCAAACTTagtttaaacttttttttttatgatataatattttgatgtaataaatttaaatttgagagaGTGTTAAAATTTAGTGTATGTCTTTATTGTTTTTGATTGTGGTACATCCAAAGTAAATTTGTTAAGAGTTGTAGTCAACACAACTTGCTAGACATTAAATGTACTTATTGCAacatcattataaatagaaaatatgtGATCAAAATTGAAACTCATGAGAAACACAAATTTACACATTTTACATTAAACAATCAATACATTCTTCTAAATATGAGATATTACTAGCTTTAATAAATTTAGTTATCTCGAACAATTATGAATCTCGCTATCTCCGACAACAGTGAATCCTAGAAAAAAGTGAAGAAAGGAGTTGGAGTGGTAAACTCCGATCGGTACTCGTGCCTAACGGCATAAGATGGTGTCTCCGTCCTAAATCTCTTCCTAAAAGAGGCAGATATTTAAGGATGTATTTCCCCAATTTTAGAAAACTTAAAAGAGCAGAATAGAACTTAGTAGGTTTTAAAAGTTCTGGAAATAATATTCCTCATTTTGAAAAAATCCCAAACAAAAGAATGATTAACATGACCCTGCATCCCAAATGCCCCTTTCAAACAAATACTTAACTATGCTAATTACACATTTTGTAGTCAATAGTGAATTTCCAAAAGCTAAAAAAAATTCGAAATAAGTTAACCTACATTACAAAACCATGATGGAAGAATAGCAAGGCACGattgttataaatatatcatcattcgaaagaaaaaaaatagaccaaaaataTCATTACCGTCACGGCATTATAATTTCTGTAATCATACTTCTAATAAATTCATGCATCAAATTCTATAAACCACATGATTCATAAAAACTAGGCCACAAAATTGTGCTGGTTATATCTTTCAAGAGGCTTGAGGCCTTTACGCACTTCTTCAAGgttcccccttaaacttggctTCATATAAATGTGGTTGCTGCAAGACAGATAgataatttctttaaaagttaaatatataagaAAGGTTCGCTCAGAATCATAAGggattgataaatttaataaaaacatagAACAGACTGGAGAGACATGGGGCGCTCAGAAAGATATTCGGGGTTGAGTTGTGAACACTAATCTCTTATTTAAAATAACCTTCTGCATCAAGTATTTATACGATTAATAAGATTACAAATCCCGGTATTGGAAGAATGGCAAAAGGGCATGTCTCAAAGAAAATCCTCTTATATTAAAAGTCAATAGCCCAAAGTTCTAAACTGAAATTTGGTGTTAATGGAAGAGAGAAGAATGCATATAGGATCAGGTTGGAATAGCAGTACCTCTACTTGTGTAGAAATTAGAAtgacaaaatttaaattgtagAACTTAAAATAGGTGAGTTCAACTCGGTTACTTCCCGGATATGATGAGAAGTACATGAAACGTCGATTTATAAACAGTAACTCCCATGTAATTCTCTAGAGTTGACAGCATCCTTAGAAGAGTCAAATTCATTAAACTTTCCTAGAAGCAATtgtaaacaaatattaaaataatcttGCAATAACTACAACTTTTTTCAACAATATCTTCTCATCTAAGTTGAAATTAACTTCTGCATCTCAATTTTGTGAGCAGATCTCTGATTTAACTTGTCCAGACATCTATAGGTTTATAAGTACTTCTAGTAAGTGaagaactttaaaaataattagattgAAAATTTATTCTCAACTTAGAAATTAACCCAAACTGAGCTTTAAAAACATCAAGCTGACGCTTATACTATGCTTATTTATCTATGCCCCTAAATAGGAGATTAGATTCTTCTGCACTTAATTAACTTATCAATGAATAAAACAGGTCAAGTGACTAAAATATAACATACTCTTAGATCATTATTACCCTTCCTCATCACAACAATTTAATATCTTATATTGTTCACCCATTATGTTAACATTCATTAacttttgttttcaatatttttgtcattattACTTCATTAGTGAATACAAACCAAACACCTGATTTATTCTATATTACATTTTCAAATCAGAAGAGGAGAGAAACCGGAAGAGAAGTCGATATTGAAATCTTACCATGAAGATAGCTGTAATCAACCTGCGTGCAAACCATCTCATGTGCATAGCTCGTTGGGCAGCACTTGATGCTTCCACTGTTTCAAACCGCAAGTACACAAAACCTGCACTTCTTCTGTATGCAAGCAGGGCTAATTAAAGAGTTGCAACTCACATAATATTGTGAACACTACAAACGGGAAGCACACACTGACAGTATACATGATGATTGATGCATGCTGCACATTTAGTAACTTACTTGTCGACATAAATATGCTTCACCCGGCCATATTTAGAACACTCTTCCTCAACATCCTCTTTAATGTCTAAATCAAAATCTGGTTCCGTCTGGCATTGTAATATATTACATCAGTACTTCATTATGCGAAACATCATATTGTTATGGTGGAAAGTATATATAATCAGTTAACCACAGACCTCAGTGCTTGGATCAAACATATTCTTCAATAATAAACATTCGCTAGGCACTCCAACAGGTTCTACTACAGGGGTAGGCATAACTTGTGCCGGTAGAACTTGTGCAGGTATAACACCTGGATTACCAATAGGCAAGCTAAAAGCCTGCNNNNNNNNNNNNNNNNNNNNNNNNNNNNNNNNNNNAATGCTGCAGTTTGGAGATGAGTTAAAACAGTTAACAGATTCacaaatataagagaaaaatattatacaaaccTTGTGGGAATGTCGGCACCAGCCAACCTTTGCATAAGCAATGCTCTTGAGTGGGCATTTAAAGTCTGCATAGAAAAGCATAAAGATAAATACTCAACTGAAAAGAAGAAAGACTGCTGTTAATTTGTTATAATGCAACaacaaacattaatattatagCCAAAAGAAGCCACACAAAAAAGAAGCCAATGGAAAGAAGCAAAATAAGTGAGGCAGTGATAAAAGATCCTGGAAAGAAGCTAAAAAAAGTGAGGCAGTGATAACAGTGACAGTAAATAACATTATGTCAAACAAAATAGGCCGTAGGAAATTTAACCAGATTCAGGAGGGAGTGCTAGAATTACCGACTTCTAACTTAAGTCTAGAATTTAGTGGTAAGCTAAGTGCAAATCCTCAACATCactaaaatttcaacaaaccaATCTATTAAAGGCAATAATCCTGTCAtcaatttgtatatatatttaatatctagaacttttattcataattaaaagtatataactgttaaaaaatgtatatataaaatcaGATTTCTAACaatctgaaaaaataattatcctGTATGTACTTCAGTAACTTCGGTAActtcaaataaagtaaataagtGTGATGAGATATGGATTACGGATTTCAATGACACGTCAACTTATCACGACCAATTTTTGAAAACTTCAATTAACAAGTGAAAACTTACCAATCCACCTTCATCGTCATCAAAGTCTGCAGATTTTGCAGTTGTATCTTGACTTCCAACATGATCTGTAACAGACGAAACCTGATTTGATGACACAACATCAGTAACAAACAAATTCATTAGCAGATGATTATCGACAAAATTGAAagcaatttactaaaaaaaacaaaaaattaaaaagcattTAAGTGAAGAAAAAATGGCCAACATAAATATTTCTACCTTTATTGTTCGGCCAGCAATCTCCAATTTTCCATTTAAACTCTGAGCTGCCTTGGCATGTTCAAGATGGGCAAACTGTCCAATGAATGCAAGTTAATgagataaataaaactattgcCACAAGCAATATTTTCAAGGTTAAGTGATGGAAACAAACTTGAACAAACCCAAAGCCCTTGCAGTGTCCTGTTTCCATGTCAAGAGGCAGTTGTACAACCTCAATCTGACCAAATGGctcaaaaatctaaaacataAAGAAACATGTCAAAAGATGATAAACTGTCACAACAAGATTCTAATTCTAATTGGCAACAACCTACCAACAAATCGGtctattttaaagaaaacaaattagtTGGTTTTAAGGGATGAAATAAATTGTAGTCAAACTATTGGTATTCAATAAAATACTTGGCGTTTATATTGCAGATAAATGTTGCCAATAccctaaataaaataataaatatcgaAGTATGCTAAGCATTGGTATAGTCGCTACAACAGCTAATGAAACAGCACATAAAAAACAAACACGCAAATACCTCTCGCAGATTAGCCTCAGTCATGTTGAAGTGAAGATTCCCCACATACAATTTTCTGTCTACTGCTCCATATGGTCCTGTTACACCGGCAGCTCCACTGGTAGCATTAGACTGAACAAGGTTTTTTTCAGCCTCAGAAGGTTTCACCATTACAGGTTGCCCAAGAAGTAGTTGGCCAGAGAGAGCAATTGCCATTGGCACTGACATCGcatcataaaattcaatatacCTGCAGCCTCATCAAGAACTTGCATCAAGTTTTCAAAACTAAGAAACAAATGATCGCAATCAAAACTTACAAAGAATACAGCAAAGAGATGTAGGGAANNNNNNNNNNNNNNNNNNNNNNNNNNNNNNNNNNNNNNNNNNNNNNNNNNNNNNNNNNNNNNNNNNNNNNNNNNNNNNNNNNNNNNNNNNNTAGGGAAACAAAAACTCATGTGCAGACAGCTCAAGCTGAGTTTCATTTGATGTATCTGACTCATGTAAAGAAAATGTTAGTCTgtcataatataaatataaaattaaagcaTACATACTTATCAACATGACAATCAAGATGGAATAAGAAAAAATTGTATGAGAACAGAGATAGGGAACCATTTAGAATGGGAAGATTGGCAACAGTACCTTGCATCCGTTGTTagatatgtgtgtgtgtgtgcgcaAAAAGAACTATGAAAAGAAACCCAGCTAAAATTTGGCTGATGGCCTAAGTGGTAGGATGGTAACCGACTACTAATCAGATCACTCCTAAAGTCAAAAAGAACCAAATCCATGAGCATCTCACCTAGAGTCCCAGAAATATTCCTCCCATAACAAATTAAAGGAGAAGAACATAAGAGAGCAAGAAGGAAAAGAAGGGAACTTCTCATGTATCAACCTTAAAAAGCCCCACAACCAATGTTAGTAAATTCCAATTCATAAAGGGAGGAAAACTGAAAAAACGGTCATCGGCATACAAATGAAATCTTCGTTGTATACCATTGTATGGGGGAAAATTGGAAATAGGACCGAACAGAAAATAAGCACTATGTCTTTAACCTTACACATAATGAATTAAAACACAAGAGATGGGTATTCCCACCATTCCTCATCAATATGCCATGGCTAGTCCATTAAAGAATAATACAGTCAAACATGAGTCTTAGAAGTTAATATTCTAATACCACAAGAGCACATCCATAAAAAACAAAGATTGTTTAACAACTAAGTGCATAGCCACATACCCAACTCCTTTAGATCGTCTTGAGTTCCTATCCATGATCAGACGGACGTCTCTCACCTGAAAATAAAGAACGTTAAACTTACAAAAGGAGAAACTATTCTGTATAGATGAAGATGTAAGCATTCTACGTTAAGCATGCAGCCACCCAATTTGTGGGCACG
It includes:
- the LOC101505242 gene encoding uncharacterized protein (The sequence of the model RefSeq protein was modified relative to this genomic sequence to represent the inferred CDS: added 104 bases not found in genome assembly), with protein sequence MDFDEYEYLEKTVEELPEDRDSSKKKKTDIVDNKSERTYRKRDVDDDLDAEDRRSKRSRGDEENGSKKDRDRERDRDRERDRDRERSSGRHREREKDGERGSRDKEREKDGERGGRDKERGKDGERGSRDKEKDKERDRDRERRDKEREKERERREREREKEREREKDEKERPRRSMSRPERDRGDRERDFENRDGRRFRDKKDNVEPEADPERDQRTVFAYQMPLKATERDVYEFFSKAGKVRDVRLIMDRNSRRSKGVGYIEFYDAMSVPMAIALSGQLLLGQPVMVKPSEAEKNLVQSNATSGAAGVTGPYGAVDRKLYVGNLHFNMTEANLREIFEPFGQIEVVQLPLDMETGHCKGFGFVQFAHLEHAKAAQSLNGKLEIAGRTIKVSSVTDHVGSQDTTAKSADFDDDEGGLTLNAHSRALLMQRLAGADIPTSIGVPMVNGPVPVQQAFSLPIGNPGVIPAQVLPAQVMPTPVVEPVGVPSECLLLKNMFDPSTETEPDFDLDIKEDVEEECSKYGRVKHIYVDKRSAGFVYLRFETVEASSAAQRAMHMRWFARRLITAIFMQPHLYEAKFKGEP